The Pantoea sp. At-9b genome includes a window with the following:
- the puuE gene encoding allantoinase PuuE has protein sequence MTDVSEKKEYSFNKNYPRDLIGYAGQPPHAHWPGKARVAVQFVLNYEEGAENNVLHGDAGSEQFLSDIIGAASYADRHMSMDSLYEYGSRAGFWRIHHEFQKRGLPLTIFGVAMALARHPEIVAAIKAADYDVVSHGWRWIHYQGMDAKTERQHMQQAVDVLKDLFGKAPTGWYTGRDSPNTRRLVVEQGGFSYDSDYYGDDLPFWTQVTCQDGTVKPHLIIPYTLECNDMRFASPQGFNTAEQFYTYLRDTFDVLYEEGETAPKMMSIGMHCRLLGRPGKFRALQRFLDHIQQHDRVWVCTRQQIAEHWMETHPA, from the coding sequence ATGACTGATGTATCTGAAAAGAAAGAGTACAGCTTCAACAAAAACTATCCACGCGACCTGATTGGTTACGCAGGCCAACCACCGCATGCCCACTGGCCAGGGAAAGCCCGCGTGGCAGTGCAATTTGTCCTCAATTACGAAGAGGGCGCTGAAAATAACGTGCTGCACGGCGACGCCGGTTCCGAGCAGTTTCTGTCTGATATCATCGGGGCCGCCAGCTACGCCGATCGCCATATGTCGATGGATTCGCTGTATGAGTACGGTTCCCGCGCCGGTTTCTGGCGCATTCACCACGAATTTCAAAAGCGCGGTTTACCGCTGACCATCTTTGGTGTGGCGATGGCGTTGGCACGTCATCCAGAGATTGTGGCCGCGATTAAAGCTGCCGACTATGACGTGGTCAGCCACGGCTGGCGTTGGATCCACTATCAGGGAATGGATGCGAAAACTGAACGCCAGCATATGCAGCAGGCGGTAGATGTGTTGAAAGACCTGTTTGGCAAAGCGCCAACCGGCTGGTACACCGGGCGCGACAGCCCGAACACGCGCCGCCTGGTGGTAGAGCAGGGCGGCTTTAGCTACGACAGCGACTACTACGGTGATGACTTGCCATTCTGGACGCAGGTGACCTGCCAGGATGGCACGGTAAAACCGCATCTGATCATTCCTTATACGCTGGAATGTAACGATATGCGCTTCGCCTCGCCGCAGGGTTTCAACACGGCCGAACAGTTCTACACCTATCTGCGCGATACCTTTGATGTGTTGTACGAAGAGGGCGAAACTGCGCCGAAGATGATGTCGATTGGCATGCATTGCCGCCTGTTGGGGCGTCCTGGTAAGTTCCGCGCCCTGCAACGCTTCCTTGACCATATCCAGCAACACGATCGGGTTTGGGTGTGTACGCGCCAGCAAATTGCCGAGCATTGGATGGAGACTCATCCCGCTTAA
- a CDS encoding gamma-glutamyltransferase family protein encodes MIQSNMAPLGMAVTPHHLASESALSVLREGGNAIEAMVAAAATVAVVYPHMNGLGGDGFWLIVPPGGDPIAIDASGAAGSLAHFDFYHGATKIPHRGPKAALTVAGTVSGWQEALTFSAELGNPALPVARLLRDAIRYAADGIPVTASQAAATAAKRHELQDQPGFAANFLPDGAVPAAGSRFTQPALANTLSLLCEQGLDSFYRGDLAHHLAREMSALGMPITLEDLQRQQARRCTPLHLAHSEGDIWNMTPPTQGLVSLAILGITDRLNMADADEAQTIHRIVEATKKAFGLRDQHITDPRHIDIDVQSLLEADHLAGLAAQIDDAAAAPWGTGKGPGDTVWMGVMDSSGLAVSFIQSIYHEFGSGVVLPGTGITWQNRGAAFSLQPGHLLALAPGKQPFHTLNPAAARLKDGRTMVYGSMGGDGQPQTQAAIFTRHVIQGLPLQQAVSAPRWLLGRTWGQSSDSLKLEARLAPETVQQLRDLGHEVELLPDFSEVVGHAGAIVRHNNGMFEGAFDPRSNGSAAGF; translated from the coding sequence ATGATACAGAGCAATATGGCCCCGTTAGGTATGGCCGTAACCCCGCATCATCTCGCCAGTGAAAGTGCCTTATCGGTCCTGCGCGAAGGTGGCAATGCTATCGAAGCAATGGTGGCAGCCGCCGCCACTGTCGCCGTGGTTTACCCACATATGAATGGCTTAGGCGGCGATGGCTTCTGGCTGATCGTACCGCCCGGTGGTGATCCGATCGCCATCGATGCCAGCGGTGCTGCTGGCTCACTGGCGCACTTCGACTTCTACCACGGCGCAACAAAAATTCCACACCGTGGCCCGAAAGCCGCCCTGACCGTAGCTGGCACCGTCAGCGGCTGGCAGGAAGCACTGACCTTCTCTGCTGAGCTGGGTAACCCGGCGCTGCCCGTTGCCCGTCTGCTGCGCGATGCCATCCGTTATGCGGCTGACGGCATTCCCGTCACCGCTTCCCAGGCGGCAGCGACTGCCGCAAAACGTCATGAATTGCAGGACCAGCCCGGTTTTGCCGCTAACTTTTTACCCGATGGCGCAGTGCCTGCCGCAGGCAGCCGTTTCACCCAACCGGCGCTGGCGAATACGCTGAGCCTGCTGTGCGAACAGGGCTTAGACAGTTTTTATCGCGGCGATCTGGCGCATCATCTGGCACGTGAAATGTCGGCGCTGGGTATGCCGATCACGCTGGAAGATCTGCAACGCCAGCAGGCACGCCGCTGCACGCCCCTGCATCTGGCACACAGTGAAGGCGATATCTGGAACATGACGCCACCCACCCAGGGGCTGGTATCGCTGGCGATTCTGGGTATTACCGACCGCCTTAACATGGCAGATGCCGATGAAGCGCAGACCATTCATCGTATCGTCGAAGCCACCAAGAAAGCCTTTGGCCTACGTGACCAACATATTACCGATCCACGCCATATCGACATTGATGTGCAGAGCCTGCTGGAGGCCGACCATCTGGCGGGCCTCGCCGCGCAAATTGATGATGCAGCCGCCGCGCCCTGGGGCACCGGCAAAGGTCCGGGTGACACCGTGTGGATGGGGGTGATGGACAGCAGCGGGCTGGCGGTCTCCTTTATCCAGAGCATCTATCATGAATTCGGCAGCGGTGTTGTACTGCCGGGTACCGGCATCACCTGGCAGAACCGGGGGGCAGCGTTCAGTTTACAGCCAGGTCATCTGTTGGCTCTGGCCCCGGGCAAACAACCCTTCCATACCCTTAACCCGGCGGCCGCACGGCTGAAAGATGGCCGCACCATGGTGTACGGCTCGATGGGGGGCGATGGCCAGCCGCAGACGCAAGCGGCGATTTTTACCCGTCATGTGATTCAGGGGCTGCCATTGCAACAGGCGGTGAGCGCACCGCGCTGGCTCCTGGGTCGTACCTGGGGACAATCCTCCGATTCCCTCAAGCTGGAAGCGCGTCTCGCCCCGGAAACGGTGCAGCAACTGCGCGATCTCGGCCATGAGGTCGAGTTGTTACCCGATTTTAGCGAGGTGGTGGGTCACGCCGGTGCCATCGTCCGCCATAACAACGGCATGTTTGAAGGCGCATTCGATCCACGCAGCAACGGTAGCGCCGCGGGTTTCTAA
- the hpxX gene encoding oxalurate catabolism protein HpxX translates to MSTQPDWAAYIAQMEQILALELDEARRAELLTQFNRIAAMAEPLMAFPLDDRMEVAGVYKL, encoded by the coding sequence ATGAGTACACAACCGGACTGGGCCGCCTATATCGCCCAGATGGAACAGATTCTGGCGCTGGAGCTGGATGAGGCGCGCCGCGCCGAACTTTTAACCCAATTTAACCGTATTGCTGCCATGGCTGAACCGTTGATGGCCTTTCCGCTCGACGATCGCATGGAAGTGGCGGGAGTGTATAAGCTATGA
- the hpxU gene encoding MurR/RpiR family transcriptional regulator HpxU: MKQLDERLRSHYPQLSPQEQRIADFVFDHFDDLISYNSAELARLSGVSKATVSRLFKRLGYEKYKDMRDELRTLRQSGMPLTDNRDAVQGNTLLSRHYKQEMANLTQWVNSIDPQQFGDVIQALAQAKRLFIIGMRNAYPVALHLRQQLMQARPQVHVLPQPGQTLGEELVDITPEDVVVVMAFRRRPRIIRPLMQQLQQSHIPVLALCEPQAQGILTLARWQLCAPLDSVSAFDSYASAMSLINLLANALLHEMLSQGRQRIHQIADLYQHLDELEHR; the protein is encoded by the coding sequence ATGAAACAGCTAGATGAACGCCTCCGCAGTCATTATCCGCAACTGTCGCCGCAGGAGCAGCGCATTGCCGATTTTGTCTTTGACCACTTTGATGACCTGATCAGCTACAACAGCGCCGAGCTGGCGCGGCTGAGTGGCGTGTCAAAAGCCACGGTGAGTCGGCTGTTCAAGCGCCTCGGTTACGAAAAATATAAAGACATGCGCGATGAGTTGCGCACGCTGCGCCAGAGCGGCATGCCACTGACGGATAACCGTGATGCGGTGCAGGGCAACACGCTGCTGTCGCGTCACTACAAGCAGGAGATGGCGAACCTGACGCAGTGGGTTAACAGCATTGACCCGCAGCAGTTTGGCGACGTCATTCAGGCGCTGGCGCAGGCAAAACGCTTGTTTATCATTGGCATGCGTAACGCCTATCCGGTAGCACTGCATCTGCGTCAACAGTTGATGCAGGCGCGTCCCCAGGTACATGTGCTGCCGCAACCCGGCCAGACGCTGGGTGAGGAGCTGGTGGATATTACCCCCGAGGATGTGGTGGTGGTGATGGCGTTTCGCCGTCGTCCGCGCATCATCCGTCCGCTGATGCAGCAGTTGCAGCAGAGTCACATTCCGGTGCTGGCGCTGTGCGAACCCCAGGCACAGGGCATCCTCACCCTGGCGCGCTGGCAGCTGTGCGCACCGCTCGACAGCGTCTCGGCCTTTGATAGTTATGCCTCGGCCATGAGTCTGATTAATCTGCTGGCGAATGCGTTGCTGCATGAAATGTTGTCGCAGGGGCGTCAGCGTATTCATCAGATTGCCGATCTTTATCAGCATCTGGATGAGCTGGAACACCGTTAA
- a CDS encoding amino acid ABC transporter permease: MIGQLNFAALWPHWPELLAGLWITIQLTVLATVGGVALGILGAALRTGKPSLAGRIWGIYVELIRNTPFVVQLFFIVFGLPNLGLKLTAGEAALLAMLINLGAYSTEIIRAGIQVTPKGQWEAGRVLGLTRSQTFLRVVLPPSLQRIYPALVSQCIIVMLGSSVVSQVSYEELTFAANLIQSRTFLSFEVYLVTTLIYLALSIAMRQLLLAVGRKWFGAQPS; this comes from the coding sequence ATGATTGGGCAACTTAACTTTGCTGCGCTGTGGCCGCACTGGCCGGAGCTGCTGGCAGGGCTGTGGATCACCATCCAGCTGACGGTGCTGGCTACGGTCGGGGGCGTCGCGCTGGGGATTCTCGGTGCCGCACTGCGCACTGGCAAACCCAGCCTGGCGGGGCGCATCTGGGGCATTTACGTCGAGCTGATTCGCAACACCCCGTTTGTGGTGCAGCTGTTCTTTATCGTCTTTGGTTTACCCAATCTTGGTCTGAAACTGACGGCGGGTGAAGCCGCACTGTTGGCGATGCTGATTAACCTCGGTGCCTACAGCACCGAGATTATCCGCGCCGGTATCCAGGTGACGCCAAAGGGGCAATGGGAAGCGGGTCGGGTACTTGGATTGACCCGCAGCCAGACGTTTTTGCGCGTGGTGCTGCCGCCGTCGCTGCAACGTATTTATCCGGCGCTGGTCAGCCAGTGCATCATCGTGATGCTGGGTTCTTCGGTGGTGTCGCAAGTCTCTTATGAGGAGCTGACCTTCGCCGCCAACCTGATTCAGTCACGCACCTTTTTGAGTTTTGAAGTCTATCTGGTGACCACGTTGATCTACCTGGCGTTGTCGATTGCCATGCGTCAGCTGCTGCTGGCGGTGGGGCGTAAATGGTTTGGAGCGCAGCCATCATGA
- a CDS encoding amino acid ABC transporter ATP-binding protein, which translates to MPLITINQVQKYYGDNHVLKGVDLDIEMGEVISIIGRSGSGKSTLLRCMNGLEGYQEGSIKLGGMTITDRESQAREISRSVGMVFQSFNLFPHMTALENVMLAPRRVLKKSEAECRELAKQMLEKVGLGERLDYYPANLSGGQQQRVAIARALAMQPKVLLCDEITSALDPELVGEVLKVLEQLAAEGMTLILVTHEMNFARDVGDRVVFMHQGRVWEQGDSKTLFANPQTAELKQFISTVRL; encoded by the coding sequence ATGCCGCTCATCACCATTAATCAGGTACAGAAGTACTACGGCGACAACCACGTGCTCAAAGGTGTCGATCTCGACATCGAAATGGGTGAAGTGATCTCGATTATCGGCCGCAGTGGTTCGGGCAAAAGTACCCTGCTGCGTTGCATGAACGGACTGGAAGGCTATCAGGAAGGCAGCATCAAACTGGGTGGGATGACCATTACCGATCGCGAATCACAGGCGCGTGAAATCAGCCGCTCGGTCGGGATGGTGTTCCAGAGTTTTAACCTGTTCCCGCATATGACGGCACTGGAAAACGTAATGCTGGCACCGCGCCGCGTGCTGAAAAAGAGCGAAGCTGAATGCCGGGAACTGGCGAAACAGATGCTGGAGAAAGTCGGCCTCGGCGAGCGCCTGGACTATTATCCGGCCAATCTCTCGGGTGGTCAGCAACAGCGCGTGGCGATTGCGCGTGCGCTGGCAATGCAACCCAAAGTTTTACTGTGTGACGAGATCACCTCGGCGCTCGATCCCGAGCTGGTGGGGGAAGTGTTGAAAGTGCTGGAGCAGTTGGCTGCCGAAGGTATGACGCTAATTCTCGTGACACATGAAATGAACTTCGCCCGCGATGTGGGCGATCGAGTGGTCTTTATGCATCAGGGACGCGTCTGGGAGCAGGGCGACAGCAAAACGCTGTTTGCCAATCCGCAAACGGCGGAGTTGAAACAGTTTATCTCGACGGTCCGTCTCTAA
- a CDS encoding AtzE family amidohydrolase yields the protein MKLSTLSISALQQALSNGEISARAIAEQTLTAIEQHNPALNAWTEVTGQRMLKEADQLDTQRQRGETLPPLAGIPYAVKNLFDVAGHSTLAGASLFSERPAARDDAWAVSKLRQSGALLSGMLNMDAYAYGFTTENTHYGPTHNPRDLSRVAGGSSGGSAAAVAAGLVHFSLGSDTNGSIRVPASLCGIYGLKPTFGRLSRSGSHPFVASLDHIGPFARSVEDLSLVYDTLQGADPSDAFQAAQPVTAASQTLTQGLEGLRCGVLGGFFSTWCNDDARAALAIAAKALAANDEVTMANAEIARSAAFILTAAEGGNHYLPKLREMPERFEPNSRERLLAGAMLPSAWYVQAQRFRRHFQQQVLPLFEHFDVLIAPATPCSATTIGQETIHINGQDLPTRASMGMLTQPISFLGLPVCTVPLPTTSGLPIGLQLIAAPFKEHLALRAAWALQQQGLTLPQTTLMDA from the coding sequence ATGAAACTTTCCACCCTTTCGATAAGCGCACTGCAACAGGCGCTGAGCAACGGTGAGATCAGCGCACGCGCGATTGCCGAACAAACGTTGACGGCAATTGAACAACACAACCCGGCGCTGAATGCCTGGACCGAAGTCACCGGTCAGCGCATGTTAAAAGAAGCGGATCAGTTGGATACGCAACGCCAGCGCGGGGAAACCCTCCCGCCACTGGCCGGTATTCCCTATGCAGTGAAGAACCTGTTTGATGTCGCCGGGCACAGTACGCTGGCCGGTGCCAGCCTGTTCAGCGAACGTCCGGCGGCACGCGATGATGCCTGGGCGGTGAGCAAGCTACGCCAGTCGGGGGCACTGCTCTCCGGCATGCTCAATATGGATGCCTACGCTTACGGCTTCACGACCGAAAACACCCATTATGGACCGACACACAATCCGCGCGATCTCAGCCGGGTTGCTGGCGGCTCATCAGGAGGGTCCGCCGCCGCTGTCGCGGCCGGATTGGTGCATTTCTCGCTCGGTAGCGATACCAACGGTTCGATTCGCGTACCGGCCTCGCTGTGCGGCATTTATGGTCTGAAACCGACCTTTGGCCGTTTATCGCGCAGCGGTAGCCATCCGTTTGTCGCCAGCCTTGACCATATCGGCCCGTTCGCCCGATCGGTGGAAGATCTCAGCCTGGTGTACGACACCTTACAGGGAGCCGACCCCAGCGATGCGTTTCAGGCCGCTCAACCGGTGACCGCTGCCAGTCAAACCCTGACGCAAGGGCTTGAGGGGCTGCGTTGTGGCGTGCTCGGCGGTTTCTTCTCTACCTGGTGCAACGATGACGCCCGTGCCGCGCTGGCCATTGCCGCCAAAGCGCTGGCAGCCAACGACGAAGTGACAATGGCGAATGCCGAGATCGCGCGTTCAGCCGCCTTTATCCTCACCGCCGCCGAAGGGGGCAATCACTATCTGCCGAAACTGCGTGAGATGCCGGAACGTTTTGAACCCAACTCGCGTGAACGTCTGCTGGCGGGTGCGATGCTGCCTTCCGCCTGGTATGTGCAGGCGCAGCGCTTCCGTCGCCATTTCCAGCAGCAGGTATTGCCGCTGTTTGAACACTTTGATGTGCTGATCGCCCCGGCGACGCCATGCAGTGCCACCACCATCGGCCAGGAAACCATTCACATCAACGGACAGGATCTGCCAACCCGCGCCAGCATGGGGATGCTGACCCAGCCAATCTCCTTCCTCGGCCTGCCGGTCTGTACCGTGCCCTTACCGACCACCAGCGGCTTACCGATTGGTTTGCAGCTGATCGCCGCGCCGTTTAAAGAACACCTCGCATTGCGCGCCGCCTGGGCGCTGCAACAGCAAGGGCTGACGTTGCCGCAAACCACTCTGATGGACGCATAA
- a CDS encoding alanine--glyoxylate aminotransferase family protein, with translation MDITQFPQINPPQRLLMGPGPINADPRVLRAMSTQLIGQYDPAMTNYMNEVMALYRGVFRTENRWTMLIDGTSRAGIEAILLSAIRPGDKVLVPVFGRFGHLLCEIARRCRAEVHTIEVPWGEVFTPDQIEDAIKRIKPRLLLTVQGDTSTTMLQPLAELGAICQKYGVLFYTDATASLGGNPLETDAWGLDAVSAGMQKCLGGPSGTSPITLSPQMEAVIRKRKCVEEGIRTAEHQDGDDEMIYSNYFDLGMIMDYWGPERLNHHTEATTALFGARECARLIMQEGLDNGIARHKLHGDALLKGIQGMGLETFGDLQHKMNNVLGVVIPQGVNGDQVRKLVLEDFGIEIGTSFGPLHGKVWRIGTMGYNARKDCVMQTLTALEAVLNHLGFRSTQGAALQAAWDHYGSHA, from the coding sequence ATGGACATCACGCAATTTCCGCAAATCAATCCGCCGCAGCGCCTGCTGATGGGACCGGGACCGATCAACGCCGATCCGCGCGTACTGCGCGCCATGTCGACGCAGCTGATCGGCCAATACGATCCGGCGATGACGAATTACATGAATGAGGTGATGGCGCTGTATCGTGGCGTATTCCGCACCGAAAACCGTTGGACGATGCTGATCGACGGGACTTCGCGCGCCGGGATTGAAGCAATCCTGCTGTCGGCGATCCGCCCGGGTGACAAAGTGCTGGTGCCGGTGTTTGGGCGTTTTGGTCACCTGTTGTGTGAAATTGCCCGCCGCTGCCGTGCTGAAGTCCACACCATTGAGGTGCCATGGGGCGAGGTGTTCACCCCGGATCAGATCGAAGATGCCATCAAACGTATCAAGCCGCGCCTGCTGCTGACGGTGCAGGGCGATACCTCCACCACCATGCTGCAACCGCTAGCTGAGCTGGGGGCGATTTGTCAGAAATATGGCGTGCTGTTCTACACCGATGCCACGGCCTCACTAGGCGGTAACCCGCTGGAAACCGACGCCTGGGGTCTCGACGCCGTCTCCGCCGGGATGCAGAAATGCCTCGGTGGCCCGTCCGGCACCTCGCCGATCACCCTCAGCCCACAGATGGAAGCGGTGATCCGCAAACGTAAATGCGTGGAAGAGGGCATCCGTACCGCTGAGCATCAGGACGGCGACGACGAGATGATCTACTCCAACTACTTCGACCTCGGCATGATCATGGATTACTGGGGACCGGAGCGTCTCAACCATCATACCGAAGCCACCACTGCGCTGTTTGGGGCGCGTGAATGCGCGCGTCTGATTATGCAGGAAGGTCTGGATAACGGCATCGCTCGTCACAAGTTGCATGGCGATGCACTGCTGAAAGGCATTCAGGGCATGGGGCTGGAAACCTTCGGCGACCTGCAACATAAAATGAATAACGTGCTGGGCGTTGTCATCCCGCAGGGTGTGAACGGTGATCAGGTACGCAAGTTGGTGCTGGAAGATTTCGGCATTGAAATTGGCACCTCCTTTGGTCCGCTGCACGGCAAAGTATGGCGTATCGGCACCATGGGTTATAACGCGCGTAAAGATTGCGTGATGCAAACCCTGACGGCGCTGGAAGCGGTGCTGAATCATCTCGGCTTCCGTTCCACACAAGGTGCGGCGTTGCAGGCTGCCTGGGATCACTACGGGAGCCACGCATGA
- a CDS encoding transporter substrate-binding domain-containing protein gives MKKVLMAVAGAALMMAQVGSAMADQLQDIQKRGVIRIAVPQDFPPFGSVGTDLQPQGYDIDMAKYLAKEMKLKLQLVPVSSANRVPYLQTDKVDLVISSMGKNAEREKVIDFSRAYAPFFLGVFGPKGEEIKDAAALSGKSIGVTRGAVEDMVLTGVAPKDAEVKRYEDNNTTLSAYLSGQVQFIATGNLVVAAIARQNPAKAPVPQFMLKDSPCFIGLKKDEPALKDKVNALIEQGIKDGTLNKLSEEWLKAPLPANLGA, from the coding sequence ATGAAAAAAGTTTTAATGGCGGTAGCGGGCGCTGCGCTGATGATGGCGCAGGTTGGTAGCGCAATGGCCGATCAGTTGCAGGACATCCAGAAGCGCGGCGTGATCCGCATTGCCGTCCCGCAGGACTTCCCGCCGTTCGGTTCTGTCGGTACCGATTTGCAGCCGCAGGGCTACGACATCGACATGGCGAAGTACCTTGCCAAAGAGATGAAACTGAAGTTGCAGCTGGTGCCGGTTTCCAGTGCCAACCGTGTGCCTTACCTGCAAACCGACAAAGTCGATCTGGTGATCTCCAGCATGGGGAAAAACGCCGAACGTGAAAAAGTGATCGACTTCAGCCGTGCTTACGCACCGTTCTTCCTCGGCGTATTTGGCCCGAAAGGCGAAGAAATCAAAGATGCAGCGGCACTGAGTGGCAAATCCATCGGTGTAACGCGTGGTGCGGTAGAAGATATGGTGCTGACCGGTGTGGCACCGAAAGATGCCGAGGTGAAACGTTACGAAGATAACAACACCACGCTGTCTGCCTATCTTTCGGGTCAGGTGCAGTTTATCGCGACCGGTAACCTGGTGGTTGCCGCGATTGCCCGTCAAAACCCGGCCAAAGCCCCGGTGCCGCAGTTTATGCTGAAAGATTCGCCGTGCTTTATCGGTCTGAAGAAGGACGAGCCAGCGCTGAAAGATAAAGTGAATGCGCTTATCGAGCAGGGCATTAAAGATGGCACCCTGAACAAGCTGTCCGAAGAGTGGCTGAAAGCGCCACTGCCGGCTAACCTCGGCGCATAA
- a CDS encoding amino acid ABC transporter permease: MTTFTDWDIVRNLLLAARWTILLSLVAFFGGTLVTLPLLFLRLLRKPWLMRVIRGYTELFQGTPLLMQLFLAFFGVALFGIDVAPWTAASLALTLYTSAFLVDIWYGSIRALPKGQWEASRCLGLTFGQTLYRVVAPQAIRIAIAPTVGFAVQVVKGTALASIIGFVELTKAGTILNNVTYQPFKVFGLVALGYFLMCYPLSRYSQYLEKKFNAAHHH; the protein is encoded by the coding sequence ATGACCACGTTTACCGATTGGGACATCGTGCGCAACCTGCTGCTGGCAGCGCGCTGGACGATTTTGCTGTCGCTGGTGGCCTTCTTTGGCGGCACGCTGGTGACCTTGCCGCTGCTGTTTCTGCGCCTGCTGCGTAAGCCGTGGCTGATGCGGGTTATCCGTGGCTATACCGAGCTGTTCCAGGGCACGCCGCTGCTGATGCAGCTGTTTCTGGCTTTCTTTGGTGTCGCGCTGTTTGGCATCGATGTTGCGCCCTGGACCGCCGCCTCACTGGCGCTGACGCTCTACACCAGCGCCTTTCTGGTGGATATCTGGTACGGCAGTATCCGTGCGTTGCCGAAAGGGCAGTGGGAAGCGTCGCGCTGCCTGGGCCTGACGTTCGGTCAGACGCTATATCGCGTGGTTGCTCCGCAGGCGATCCGCATTGCTATCGCCCCCACGGTTGGTTTTGCCGTGCAGGTGGTCAAGGGCACCGCGTTGGCTTCGATTATCGGGTTTGTCGAACTGACCAAGGCGGGCACGATTCTGAACAACGTGACTTATCAGCCGTTTAAGGTATTTGGCCTGGTGGCGTTGGGTTACTTCCTGATGTGTTATCCGCTGTCGCGTTACAGCCAGTACCTGGAGAAAAAATTCAATGCCGCTCATCACCATTAA
- the hpxZ gene encoding oxalurate catabolism protein HpxZ, protein MTPENIDRPAIVAEVTAAFYRYEQALVSNDVAVLDELFWHDSRTVRLGAGENLYGIEEIRAFRAARPSAGLDRDLRHTVITTFGDDYAVCSTEFTRAGTEKIGRQQQTWVRLPCGWRIVAAQVSLMV, encoded by the coding sequence ATGACACCCGAGAATATTGATCGTCCGGCGATTGTCGCCGAAGTGACTGCCGCGTTTTATCGCTATGAACAGGCGCTGGTCAGCAATGATGTGGCGGTACTGGATGAACTGTTCTGGCACGACAGCCGCACGGTGCGTCTTGGTGCCGGTGAAAACCTGTATGGCATCGAGGAGATCCGCGCGTTTCGTGCCGCTCGTCCCTCTGCCGGATTGGACCGCGACTTACGCCATACGGTGATCACCACCTTTGGTGATGATTATGCGGTGTGCAGCACGGAATTTACGCGCGCCGGGACGGAGAAAATTGGCCGTCAGCAGCAGACATGGGTCCGCTTGCCGTGTGGCTGGCGTATTGTTGCCGCGCAGGTGAGTTTGATGGTTTAA